The genomic interval TGCCTTGCCTCTGCTCGCTGCGCTATCGGCTTGCAGCAGCACCCCGGAGATTCCATCATTGCTGACGCCGTACCGCATCGACGTGCGCCAGGGGAATTACGTGACGCAGGAAATGGTTTCCCAGTTGCAGACCGGCCAGAGCAAGGATCAGGTGCGCTACATACTGGGCACTCCGCTGGTTACCGACATCTTTCACGCCGAGCGCTGGGACTACATCTACCGCTTTCAGCCGGGGCATGGCGAAGCGGAGCAGCGCCGCATCACGGTCATTTTTTCCGATGGCAAACTGGCGCGCATCGAAGGCGACGTGATGAGCGCGGAGTCGTCGATCACTCGGGGCGTCGTGGAAATTGCGCCGGCCTCGACGGAAAGCATGAAGATCGAGACCGGCATGACCTTGCCGGGGAAGCAGTAATCCGGCATCCGGCAAGGCGCCCGGAACGGCAGTCCATCATTCCACTTTTTTCCCAG from Sterolibacterium denitrificans carries:
- a CDS encoding outer membrane protein assembly factor BamE, with protein sequence MNRSACFALPLLAALSACSSTPEIPSLLTPYRIDVRQGNYVTQEMVSQLQTGQSKDQVRYILGTPLVTDIFHAERWDYIYRFQPGHGEAEQRRITVIFSDGKLARIEGDVMSAESSITRGVVEIAPASTESMKIETGMTLPGKQ